CAAGATTATCGAAGTTCAGGGCACCGCGGAGGGTGAGCCCTTCACCCACGAAGAGTTGCTGACCATGCTGGAGCTGGCCAAGCACGGTATCCGTGAGATCATCGATACCCAGAAAGCGGCTCTGAACTGATTGCAGAATTGATTTTTTAAAGGCTCCGAGAGGGGCCTTTTTGCCACCCTACACCTTGTAAAATTGGCGGCTTGGGCTGCCAGACACATGATAGAGGAAAGACAGTGAAAGCCTATCAGCGCGAGTTTATTGAGTTTGCTCTCGAGCGTAATGTACTGAGATTCGGTGAGTTTACTCTCAAGTCCGGTCGTAAGAGCCCTTACTTCTTCAACGCCGGTTTGTTCAATACCGGTCGCGATCTGGCCCGTCTGGGCCGTTTTTATGCCGCCGCGCTGGTGGATGCGGGTATCGATTACGATTTGCTGTTTGGCCCGGCTTATAAGGGTATTCCCATTGCCACGACTACGGCGGTCGCACTGGCAGAACACCACGATATCGACATGCCTTATTGCTTTAACCGTAAAGAGAAAAAAGACCACGGCGAAGGCGGCAACCTGGTGGGCAGCGAGCTTAAAGGTAAGGTGATGCTGGTGGATGACGTGATCACCGCAGGTACTGCCATTCGTGAATCGATGGAAATCATTCAGGCCAATGGTGCCGAACTGGCCGGGGTGTTGATTGCACTGGACCGTCAGGAAAAGGGCAAGGGCGAACTCTCTGCCATTCAGGAAGTGGAGCGTGACTTTGGCTGCGGCATCGTGGCCATCATCAAGCTGGAAGACCTGATTGCCTTCCTCGCCGAGAAGCCAGGCATGGAAGAGGTGCTGAGCTCGGTGCGTGCTTACCGCGAGCAATACGGCATCTGAGCCGTTATCTTCAGGTAATAAAAACGCCGCTGATTGCGGCGTTTTTTATTGGAAACACGATAAGGTTTTAGCGGGGCTGATGTAAAAATTCCGCCCGGGTGGCCGGGTTGGACTTAAAGATACCGCCCAGCGCTGTGGTGGTGGTGGAGCTGGTGGCATCCATCACACCGCGGGATTTTACGCAGTAATGTACGGCGTCGATTTTCACGGCCACGTCTTTGGTTTCCAGCAGTGCCTGCAAGGCCACCAGAATTTGCTGGGTCAGGCGTTCCTGTACCTGTGGACGCTGGGCAAAGAAGCGCACAATACGATTGATTTTGGACAGACCGATGATTTTCTTGCGTGGCAGATAGGCCACGGTGGCGGTGCCATCTATGGTGACCAAATGATGCTCACAGGTACTGGTCAGGCTGATGTCCTGTACCCGCACCATTTCATCCACGCCCATCTTGTTGTCGATGACAGTGATTTTGGGGAAGTTTTCGTAGTCGAGGCCCGAAAAGATTTCATCCACATACATTTTGGCGATGCGACGTGGGGTATCGGCGAGGCTGTCGTCGGTTAAATCCAGTGACATCAGGCCAAGAATTGCCCGCATGTGCTCTTCGATTCGCTCTTTGCGCTCCTCTCTGGTGAGTCCGCAAGGAACCATGGGTGTTTCCAGTCCCCGCTCCAAAAGCGCGGCCTGAACCTTTTGTGCTGCTTCACTGAGTGCCATTTTTACCTCCAACCACATCTTCGGCCTTGGCCGCTGCGGCAAAATACCAGAGCAATTACCTGGGTCTTTGCGCGAGTGCGGGAGAATACCGTTATTTGATGCAAATTCATACTGAAATTGTAGGTGTTCGCTGCACCCACCACCGGATGGAACCTGTGTGGCGGGCCAGGGTGGGTTAGCTTTGTAACAGTTGCTTTTGAATAAAGCCCCACTGCTCATCGAAGTGCTCGGTGGGCTTTTGTTTGAATTCGCTGCGAATGTACTGGGCGATTCTGCCTTCTGCCACGGCGAGCAGCAGGTTGGCCAGCATGGCTTCGTCGAGCTCAAAGCCCTTGCCTTCGCGGAGGGTTTTCTCCCGCAATATCTGTTTGAGGTGGGTTTCAATCTTGGCAAACAGGGCTCCGACACGGCTGCGCAAACGCTCGTTTTCGCCAAGCAGGGCATCACCGTTCAGTACCCGGGAAATGCCGGGGTTACGTTCGGCAAACAGCAGCAACAGCTGCAGGACCAGTTGGCAGCGTCGCATGGTGTCTTTCTCGTCATCCATGATGAGATTGATGCGCGACAGCAATGAGTCTTCGATAAATTCGATCAGGCCCTCGAACATGCGGGCCTTACTGGGGAAATGGCGATACAGCGCCGCCTCTGAAACTCCGACTTCGGCGGCCAGTTTGGCGGTGGTAATACGTTGTCCCGGATTGGTTTCCAGCATCTGCGCGAGACACTGGAGAATATGTTCGCGGCGGCTGATTTTTTCTTTGGCGGCCATTGAGATTCCTTCACACAAAATGCAAACGTTAGCGGGTGCCTGAATGGCCAAAACCACCTTCGCCGCGCATTGAGGTGTCGAACTCGTCCACCAGTTTAAATTCAGCCTGTACCACAGGAACAAACACCAGCTGTGCCAGGCGGTCGCCGATTTGCAGGGTGTAGGGCTCTTTGCCACGGTTCCAGCAGGACACCATCAACGGACCCTGATAGTCAGAGTCAATCAGCCCAACCAGGTTGCCCAGCACTATGCCATGTTTATGGCCCATACCGGAGCGGGGCAGGATCACGGCCGCCAGGCTGGGGTCGCCCACATGCACGGCGATACCGGTAGGTATGAGCACGGTTTCGCCGGGGGCTATAGTCAGCTCGGTATCCAGCATGGCTCTGAGGTCCATGCCGGCACTGCCGGGGGTGGCATAGGCCGGCAGTGGGAATTCCGAGCCTATGCGGGAGTCGAGAATTTTCAGTTCGATCGGTGTTTTCATTTTTTGGTTATTTTTGTCGATATCAGCGAAAGCAGTTGGTATGCCAGCGACAGCTTATCGGTTGCTGGCAAATCCTGGTTGCCCTGGGGCCAGAAGACGCGCAGAGCATTGGTATCCGAATTAAACCCCTGACCCGGCACAGACACATCGTTGGCCGCGATCATATCGAGATTTTTGCGTTTGAGCTTATCTCGGGCGTAGGTTTCTACGTCGTGGGTTTCGGCGGCAAATCCCACCGTAAAGGGTCGCGCCTCCAGGGCGGCAACCGTGGCTAAGATATCAGGATTGCGCACCAGCGCAAGCTGCATGGTTTCGCTGCTCTTTTTAATTTTACCGGCAGCAACATCGGCAACCCGATAGTCGGCGACAGCGGCGCAACCAATAAAGATATCTTGCTGGTCAATATGTTGCATTACAGCAGCCAACATTTGTTCGGCCGAGTCCACATCGATGCGGCTTACGCCTTTGGGTGTGGAAAGTGTCACAGGACCTGACACCAGAGTCACTTCTGCGCCCATGGCTACAGCGGCCTCGGCCAGGGCAAAGCCCATTTTGCCTGAGCTGTGGTTGGAGATATAACGCACAGGATCTATGGCTTCGCGGGTGGGACCGGCGGTCAGCATCAGCCTGACGCCGTGAAGGGCGCTGCTTGCCTGGGCCTTTTGAGCAAAAAACTGTTCTGCCAGAGTGCGGATTTCCAGCGGCTCCAGCATACGGCCTGCACCGACTTCACCGCAGGCCTGACTGCCGCTGCCGGGGCCCCAAATCTGCATGCCACGTTGCTGTAGCGTGTTTAAATTGGCCTGGGTCGCCGGGTTGGCGTACATCTGCTGGTTCATTGCCGGGCAAATGGCGATGGGCGCCGAGGTGGCAAGGCAGGTGGTGGTGATCAGCTCATCCGCCATGCCTATGCTCATGCGGGCAATCAGGTTGGCGGTGGCTGGGGCCAGAATAATCAGCTCTGCCCAGCGGGCCAGTTCAATGTGACCCATGGCGGCTTCGGCGGCGGGGTCGAGCAAATCCATGCTGACCGGATAGCCGCTGAGGGCTTGCAGTGTCAGCGGCGTGATAAATTCGCAGGCGCTCTGGCTCATCACCACGCGCACATCGGCGCCTTGTTCTTTCAAACGGCGCACCAAATCAGCGCTCTTGTAGGCAGCAATGCCGCCACCAATCCCCAGCAGGATTTTTCTATTATTCAGGCTCACACGCAGATCCCGACTAAAATTAACTGGCGCTAACCATACCATAGACGCCGCCTCAAGAGTGAGCGGCCAAAGTCAAAAACTTAGCATGCAAGTGGTTCCCAAAGACGGGACGCGGGAGGCAAGGGATGGCAATTCGGGACTGGCCTGAGGGAGAGGGGCCCCGTGAAAAATTATTGCAGCGGGGCGCAGCTCAATTATCGGATGCAGAATTACTGGCTGTGCTGCTGCGAAACGGGGTTTGTGGCCAAAATGCAGTGGACCTGGCAAGGCAACTTATCGGTGAATTTGGTGGATTACGACCTTTATTCAGTGCAACTAAGCAGCAGGTGTGTCGACTCCAGGGCCTGGGTCCGGTAAAATACGCCCAGCTTCAGGCTTCTGCTGAGCTTGCCAGGCGACTGGCGGGTGAATCTTTGCAGCGGGGTGCCGTGCTGACAAGTCCGGATTTGACCCGGGATTACCTGAGATTTCAGTTGGCGGACAGGGCCTATGAGGTATTTGCCGTCTTGCTGCTCGACAGCCAACACAGGGTCATCCAGTTTGTCGAATTGTTTCGAGGCACCATAGATGCAGCGTCGGTATATCCCCGAGAGCTGGTGTCGCTGGTGTTGGAAAAGCGGGCGGCAGCGGTCATTGTCTGCCATAACCATCCGTCTGGGGTAGCTGAACCCAGCCAAGCCGACAGACGGATCACTGAAAGATTGAAAAATGCCTTGGCAACCATAGATGTATCCTTACTGGATCACATGGTTGTAGGGGACCGGGAGATAGTCTCCTTTGCCGAGCGAGGGTGGATTGGATGATCTTTACTTGATCTCCCATGGCCTTTCGTGTATAAAATGCGCCCTCTTTGTGCCTCGGGCGACGGCCATACGAGGTACATTAATGCTCGAGCGTTAAAAACTGTTTGGAGAAGATTGACATGTCAAGAGTATGCCAAGTTACTGGCAAGCGACCAATGGTTGGTAACAACCGTTCGCACGCAAAGAACGCGACCCGTCGTCGCTTTTTACCTAACCTGCAGAACCACCGTTTCTGGTTGGAAACTGAAAAGCGCTTCGTACAGCTGCGTGTTTCCACTAAAGGTATGCGTATTATCGATAAGAAAGGTATCGAAGTAGTTGTTGCTGAACTTCGTGCCCGTGGCGAGAAGGTGTAATAGAAAATGGCTAAAGCTAAAGGCAATCGCGAAAAGATCAAGCTGGTTTCAAGCGCTAAAACTGGTCACTTCTACACCACTGACAAGAACAAGCGTAACATGCCAGAAAAGATGGAGATCAAGAAGTTTGATCCTGTGATCCGTCAGCACGTTATCTACAAAGAAGCCAAAATCAAGTAATTTACTTGGTCAAGCTTTTGAAAACCCCGGCCTTTGTGCCGGGGTTTTTTATTGCCCGGATTTCAGGTGAATCCGCGATTTGTGTGCTTTAATGTACTGATGTGCATTTAGATGAACACTTTGGCATTGTTATGCGGTTGCCGTACCGTTTCATTAATATGAAACATGGGTTTGGTAAAAACAAATGCTTTAAATGTGAATTTAAATTCAATAAAATTGCGCAAGAATTCAACTTGGCGCAGTGTGTGCTGCGTCGGTGACTGTGAGGACAAAACAGCCCGTGCGAACTACCGAATTGGTTGACGGTTTTCGTCATTCCGCCCCTTATGTAAACGCTCACCGCGGCAAGACGTTTGTAGTCATGCTGGGCGGCGAAGCCATGGTACAACCCCAATTTCGCGCCATCATCAACGATGTGGCCTTGCTGCACAGTTTGGGGATCCGTATCGTGCTGGTTTACGGTGCCAGACCGCAGATTGATGCGGCGCTTGAGCTGCATGGTATTGCACCTGCCTACCACAACGGGGTACGTATCACCGATGAAGATACCCTGAAGGTGATTAAGCAGGTCGCCGGTGCGCTCCAATTCGACATTACAGCACGGCTTTCCATGAGTCTGTCCAATACCCCCATGCAGGGCACGCAGCTGAACGTTGTCAGCGGCAACTTTGTGATTGCCCAGCCGCTGGGCGTGGAAGATGGGGTGGATTTTTGCCTGTCTGGCCGGGTGCGTCGTATCGATGTGAGTGGGCTTAAGCATCAACTCGACAGCCGGGGTATTGTACTGATGGGGCCGATTGCCGCCTCGGTTACCGGTGAGAGTTTCAACCTGACGGCCGAGGAAGTGGCCACCCAGGTTGCGGTAAAGCTCAAAGCGGACAAGATGATAGGGTTCAGCTCGCAAAACGGTATTCTGGGTCGTGACGGCGATGTAATTGCCGAGCTGATGCCAAACGATGCCCAGAAAATTTTCTCAAAGATGCAGGAAGGCGGTCAGGCCTGTGTGGGAACCCTGGCATTTTTGAAGGCGAGCATCGATGCCTGCCGTAATGGGGTGCCACGTTGCCACCTGGTGAGCTATCTCGAAGATGGCGCCTTGTTGCAAGAGCTGTTCTCCCGCGACGGTATTGGTACTCAAATCGTAACCGAAAGCGCCGAGCGACTGCGCCGCGCCTCAATTGCCGACATTGGTGGCATTCTTAACCTGATCCGCCCCATGGAAGAGCAGGGCATTCTGGTGCGCCGTTCCCGCGAACAGCTTGAGATGGAAATCGAGCAGTTTATGGTCATTGAACGGGATGGTCTGGTGATAGGCTGCGCCGCGCTGTATCCCTTTGAAGAAGACAATGCCGGTGAGTTTGCCTGCCTTGTTGTACATCCGGATTACCGCGATGCCGACCGGGGTAGTTTGCTTTTGAAAAACATCATAGGCCAGGCAAGAGTGAGGGGCTACGCACGCCTGTTTGCACTGACTACCCGCAGTATTCACTGGTTTCTGGAGCACGGCTTTGAGTTGGTTGAAGTCGAAGCCTTACCGACCAAGAAAAAGCAGCTCTACAACTACCAGCGCCGCTCAAAAATTCTCGCATTGGATCTGCAATAATCCATCCTGCCGAAACAACCAGCCACATGGCTGGTTGTTTGTTTATGGCTGCTGCTATTTTGTCATTTTATGTCTAATGTTCTTGACATATTATGTCTTTCGCGCAACCTTGGGCGAACTGATGAGAGTTGGGGCAGATTGATGACAACACAAAGTTTTTTACTCACGCCACTTGCCGGCAGCGCACTCTGGGGGGCGGTAGGCTTGCTGATGGGTGTGATATTGATAGGCATTTTTGCTCGGCGTAAACCCATGACCAAAACAGCCAGCGCCGTTGCCACGGGCATTATTCTTGCTGTGGTGGGCCTGTTGGGGTGGATTTTCATTG
This sequence is a window from Shewanella zhangzhouensis. Protein-coding genes within it:
- the argA gene encoding amino-acid N-acetyltransferase, with amino-acid sequence MRTTELVDGFRHSAPYVNAHRGKTFVVMLGGEAMVQPQFRAIINDVALLHSLGIRIVLVYGARPQIDAALELHGIAPAYHNGVRITDEDTLKVIKQVAGALQFDITARLSMSLSNTPMQGTQLNVVSGNFVIAQPLGVEDGVDFCLSGRVRRIDVSGLKHQLDSRGIVLMGPIAASVTGESFNLTAEEVATQVAVKLKADKMIGFSSQNGILGRDGDVIAELMPNDAQKIFSKMQEGGQACVGTLAFLKASIDACRNGVPRCHLVSYLEDGALLQELFSRDGIGTQIVTESAERLRRASIADIGGILNLIRPMEEQGILVRRSREQLEMEIEQFMVIERDGLVIGCAALYPFEEDNAGEFACLVVHPDYRDADRGSLLLKNIIGQARVRGYARLFALTTRSIHWFLEHGFELVEVEALPTKKKQLYNYQRRSKILALDLQ
- the folE gene encoding GTP cyclohydrolase I FolE, whose product is MALSEAAQKVQAALLERGLETPMVPCGLTREERKERIEEHMRAILGLMSLDLTDDSLADTPRRIAKMYVDEIFSGLDYENFPKITVIDNKMGVDEMVRVQDISLTSTCEHHLVTIDGTATVAYLPRKKIIGLSKINRIVRFFAQRPQVQERLTQQILVALQALLETKDVAVKIDAVHYCVKSRGVMDATSSTTTTALGGIFKSNPATRAEFLHQPR
- the radC gene encoding RadC family protein, which gives rise to MAIRDWPEGEGPREKLLQRGAAQLSDAELLAVLLRNGVCGQNAVDLARQLIGEFGGLRPLFSATKQQVCRLQGLGPVKYAQLQASAELARRLAGESLQRGAVLTSPDLTRDYLRFQLADRAYEVFAVLLLDSQHRVIQFVELFRGTIDAASVYPRELVSLVLEKRAAAVIVCHNHPSGVAEPSQADRRITERLKNALATIDVSLLDHMVVGDREIVSFAERGWIG
- the rpmB gene encoding 50S ribosomal protein L28; this translates as MSRVCQVTGKRPMVGNNRSHAKNATRRRFLPNLQNHRFWLETEKRFVQLRVSTKGMRIIDKKGIEVVVAELRARGEKV
- the rpmG gene encoding 50S ribosomal protein L33: MAKAKGNREKIKLVSSAKTGHFYTTDKNKRNMPEKMEIKKFDPVIRQHVIYKEAKIK
- the dut gene encoding dUTP diphosphatase, translating into MKTPIELKILDSRIGSEFPLPAYATPGSAGMDLRAMLDTELTIAPGETVLIPTGIAVHVGDPSLAAVILPRSGMGHKHGIVLGNLVGLIDSDYQGPLMVSCWNRGKEPYTLQIGDRLAQLVFVPVVQAEFKLVDEFDTSMRGEGGFGHSGTR
- the slmA gene encoding nucleoid occlusion factor SlmA encodes the protein MAAKEKISRREHILQCLAQMLETNPGQRITTAKLAAEVGVSEAALYRHFPSKARMFEGLIEFIEDSLLSRINLIMDDEKDTMRRCQLVLQLLLLFAERNPGISRVLNGDALLGENERLRSRVGALFAKIETHLKQILREKTLREGKGFELDEAMLANLLLAVAEGRIAQYIRSEFKQKPTEHFDEQWGFIQKQLLQS
- the coaBC gene encoding bifunctional phosphopantothenoylcysteine decarboxylase/phosphopantothenate--cysteine ligase CoaBC; translation: MVWLAPVNFSRDLRVSLNNRKILLGIGGGIAAYKSADLVRRLKEQGADVRVVMSQSACEFITPLTLQALSGYPVSMDLLDPAAEAAMGHIELARWAELIILAPATANLIARMSIGMADELITTTCLATSAPIAICPAMNQQMYANPATQANLNTLQQRGMQIWGPGSGSQACGEVGAGRMLEPLEIRTLAEQFFAQKAQASSALHGVRLMLTAGPTREAIDPVRYISNHSSGKMGFALAEAAVAMGAEVTLVSGPVTLSTPKGVSRIDVDSAEQMLAAVMQHIDQQDIFIGCAAVADYRVADVAAGKIKKSSETMQLALVRNPDILATVAALEARPFTVGFAAETHDVETYARDKLKRKNLDMIAANDVSVPGQGFNSDTNALRVFWPQGNQDLPATDKLSLAYQLLSLISTKITKK
- the pyrE gene encoding orotate phosphoribosyltransferase → MKAYQREFIEFALERNVLRFGEFTLKSGRKSPYFFNAGLFNTGRDLARLGRFYAAALVDAGIDYDLLFGPAYKGIPIATTTAVALAEHHDIDMPYCFNRKEKKDHGEGGNLVGSELKGKVMLVDDVITAGTAIRESMEIIQANGAELAGVLIALDRQEKGKGELSAIQEVERDFGCGIVAIIKLEDLIAFLAEKPGMEEVLSSVRAYREQYGI